The following proteins come from a genomic window of Lolium rigidum isolate FL_2022 chromosome 5, APGP_CSIRO_Lrig_0.1, whole genome shotgun sequence:
- the LOC124651233 gene encoding cyclin-D4-1-like gives MAASYEMAASILLCAEDSSSVLGFRDEEDTLSAAAAGARTSGSPYCGGGESTVDFPLPSEECVARWVTTEADHMPREDYAERLRAGGVDLRVRTDAVDWIWKVHAYYSFGPVTACLAINYLDRFLSLYHLPEGKAWMTQLLSVACLSLAAKMEETSVPQSLDLQVGDARYVFEPKTIQRMELLVLSTLKWRMQAVTPFSYIDYFLHQLNGGNAPPSSRAVRQAAELILCISRGTGCLEFRPSEIAVTVAATVAGGDHHAVDICCNHVDKERVLCCHEAILAMAPIGSATVLPLAPPKTATLSFSLSAPRSPTGVLDAGCLSCASDGSSTATAASSESSLESSGAFDSSPVSSKRRKISR, from the exons ATGGCTGCCAGCTACGAGATGGCCGCCTCTATCCTCCTCTGCGCCGAGGACAGCAGCAGCGTCCTCGGCTTCCGCGACGAGGAGGATACGctgtcggcagcggcggcgggagcgaGGACGAGCGGGTCACCGTACTGCGGCGGCGGCGAGTCCACCGTGGACTTCCCATTGCCGTCCGAGGAATGCGTGGCCCGCTGGGTGACGACGGAGGCGGACCACATGCCCAGAGAGGACTACGCCGAGCGGCTGCGCGCCGGGGGCGTCGACCTCCGCGTGCGCACCGACGCCGTCGACTGGATTTGGAAG GTTCACGCCTACTACAGCTTCGGCCCAGTCACTGCCTGCTTGGCCATCAACTACCTGGACCGCTTCCTCTCGCTCTACCACCTTCCC GAAGGCAAGGCTTGGATGACGCAGCTGCTATCGGTGGCGTGCCTGTCCCTGGCCGCCAAGATGGAGGAGACTTCAGTGCCTCAGTCTCTAGACCTGCAG GTCGGGGACGCACGGTACGTTTTCGAACCGAAGACGATCCAGAGGATGGAGCTGCTGGTGCTGAGCACGCTCAAATGGCGGATGCAGGCCGTCACCCCCTTCTCCTACATCGACTACTTCCTCCACCAGCTCAACGGCGGCAATGCGCCCCCGTCGAGCCGCGCCGTCCGGCAGGCCGCGGAGCTCATCCTCTGCATTTCCAGAG GAACAGGGTGCCTGGAGTTCAGGCCGTCGGAGATCGCGGTGACGGTCGCCGCCACCGTGGCCGGAGGAGACCACCACGCCGTGGACATCTGCTGCAACCACGTAGACAAG GAGAGGGTGCTGTGCTGCCATGAAGCTATCCTGGCCATGGCGCCGATAGGCAGCGCCACTGTGCTGCCGCTGGCACCACCCAAAACAGCGACCCTGAGCTTTTCCCTGTCTGCGCCGCGGAGCCCCACCGGCGTGCTCGACGCTGGCTGCCTCAGCTGCGCCAGTGATGGCTCAAGTACAGCGACCGCTGCGTCGTCTGAGTCGTCGCTTGAAAGCTCTGGTGCGTTCGACAGCTCCCCGGTTAGCAGCAAGAGGAGGAAGATCAGCAGATGA